One genomic window of Medicago truncatula cultivar Jemalong A17 chromosome 1, MtrunA17r5.0-ANR, whole genome shotgun sequence includes the following:
- the LOC11419736 gene encoding heavy metal-associated isoprenylated plant protein 39: protein MNKIVLQVELHDDKIKKKALKAVSNISGVESVSLDMKDQKLTLTGDIDVVHVVGKLRKLCHPKILSVGPAKEPKKEEKKKPAEEKKDQNKNSAAPGFVKVCETYHYPIMMGQPHYYYTSVEENPSACVIC, encoded by the exons ATGAAT AAAATAGTGCTGCAAGTGGAATTACACGAtgacaaaataaagaaaaaagcaTTGAAGGCAGTCTCTAATATTTCAG GGGTTGAGTCAGTTTCTTTGGATATGAAGGACCAGAAATTGACCTTAACAGGAGACATAGACGTTGTGCATGTAGTGGGAAAGTTAAGGAAGCTGTGTCATCCTAAGATACTATCTGTTGGACCAGCCAAGGAGCctaagaaagaagagaaaaagaagccTGCAGAGGAGAAAAAGGATCAAAATAAGAATTCAGCAGCACCTGGTTTTGTGAAGGTTTGTGAAACCTATCATTATCCTATAATGATGGGACAACCACATTACTATTACACCAGTGTGGAAGAGAATCCTAGTGCATGTGTCATATGTTAA
- the LOC11434293 gene encoding heavy metal-associated isoprenylated plant protein 39 produces MKKVVLKLEINEDRIKQKAMKAVSGLSGVESVSIDMKDKKMTLIGDIDPVRVVAKLRKICYAEILSVGPAKEEKKEEPKKDDKKKEDDKKDTKKENVIIDPFIFYGAPAYYNHRMKPQYNPYYNSAVSVEEDPNGCVII; encoded by the exons ATGAAG AAAGTTGTGTTAAAGTTGGAAATAAATGAAGATAGAATCAAGCAAAAGGCTATGAAGGCAGTCTCTGGCCTTTCAG GGGTTGAGTCAGTTTCAATAGACATGAAAGACAAGAAAATGACCTTAATAGGAGATATTGATCCAGTACGTGTAGTGGCTAAGCTAAGGAAGATTTGTTATGCTGAAATACTTTCAGTTGGACCAGCTaaagaggaaaagaaagaagaacctAAAAAAGATGATAAAAAGAAGGAAGATGATAAGAAAgatacaaaaaaagaaaatgtgataATTGATCCTTTCATTTTCTATGGTGCACCTGCTTATTATAATCATCGGATGAAACCACAGTACAATCCTTATTACAACAGTGCCGTAAGCGTTGAAGAGGATCCTAATGGCTGTGTCAtcatctaa
- the LOC120575727 gene encoding heavy metal-associated isoprenylated plant protein 39: MKKVVLKLEINEDKIKQKAMKAVSGLSGVESVSIDMKDKKMTLIGDIDPIRVVAKLRKLCHAEILSVGPAKEEKKEEPKKDDKKKEDDKKDSTMIINPFMLYGTPTTYYNHQMNPQYNSYYRAVSVEEDPNGCVII; this comes from the exons ATGAAG AAAGTTGTGTTAAAGTTGGAAATAAATGAAGACAAAATCAAGCAAAAAGCTATGAAAGCAGTCTCTGGCCTTTCAG GGGTTGAATCAGTTTCAATAGACATGAAAGACAAGAAAATGACCTTAATAGGAGATATTGATCCAATACGTGTAGTGGCTAAGTTAAGGAAGTTATGTCATGCAGAAATACTTTCAGTTGGACCAGCTaaagaggaaaagaaagaagaacctAAAAAAGATGATAAAAAGAAGGAAGATGATAAGAAAGATTCAACAATGATAATTAATCCTTTCATGCTCTATGGTACACCTACTACCTATTATAATCATCAGATGAATCCACAATACAATTCATACTACCGTGCCGTAAGCGTTGAAGAGGATCCTAATGGCTGTGTCAtcatctaa
- the LOC25485053 gene encoding heavy metal-associated isoprenylated plant protein 12: MKKIVLKLEIHEDKIKQKAMKAVSGLSGVESVEVDKDKKMTLVGDTDPVLVVAKLRKLCHAEILSVGPAKEEKKEEPKKDDKKNEDDKKDPPMIINPFMYYSTPTSTYYHQMQPQYCCAISVEEDPNGCVIL; this comes from the exons ATGAAG AAAATTGTGCTAAAGTTGGAGATTCATGAagacaaaatcaaacaaaaagcTATGAAGGCAGTCTCTGGCCTTTCCg GGGTTGAGTCAGTTGAAGTAGACAAAGACAAGAAAATGACCTTAGTAGGAGATACCGACCCAGTACTTGTAGTGGCTAAGCTAAGAAAGTTATGTCATGCTGAAATACTTTCAGTTGGACCAGCTaaagaggaaaagaaagaagaacctAAAAAAGATGATAAAAAGAATGAAGATGATAAGAAAGATCCACCAATGATAATTAATCCTTTCATGTACTATAGTACACCTACCTCTACCTATTATCATCAGATGCAACCACAATACTGCTGTGCCATAAGCGTTGAAGAGGATCCTAATGGCTGTGTCATCCTCTAA